The Naumannella cuiyingiana DNA window TCGCGGGCTGGATGGTGCGCGACCTGTTCCTGTGGGCCGGTCCCCGGTTGGGGCCGGGGCTGCCGGCGCGGGTGCTGATCGCGGTCGGCGCGTCGGCCCAGGTCGTCGGCGCGGCAGTGCTCGGGGTCGCGCTGGTCGCCGCGCTCGTGAGCACCGGCCCGCCGGACGCGGGCCCGCCCGGCGATCTGCTCGGGTTCGTCCTGTTGCCGGTGCTGGTGGCGGGCCTGGTGATCCAGGTCGGGCTGGTGCGGCTGCCGCCGGCCTCCTACTTCCGGTGGGCCGAGGGCGCCCGGCCGCCTGCCGACGCGCGGATCAACTGAGCTCGGGCAGCGCGACGAGGTGCCCGTCGCCGAGGTCGGTGAGCGGGACATCGCGCCAGGTGGGCGCACCGGGCGCGGCGGGCAGGTCCCACTCGCGGCGCGGGCGACGCTCACCGCGCCGGCGCCGCCGCGGATCCGGGGTCGGCACTGCGGCCAGCAGTTCGCGGGTGTAGGGGTGGGCCGGGTCGTCGAACAACTGGTCGCGGGTGCCGGACTCGACGATCACGCCGCGGTACATGATCGCGACCCGGGTACACAGGTGATCGACCACGCCGAGATCGTGGGAGATGAACAAGAACGCGGTGCCGCGCTGTTCGCGCAGGTCGCTGAACAGGTTGATGATCTGGGCCTGGATCGACACGTCGAGCGCCGAGACGGGCTCGTCGGCGACCACGAACTCCGGTTCGAGCGCCATCGCGCGGGCGATCACGATCCGCTGCCGCTGGCCGCCGGAGAACTCGTGCGGGAAGCGGTCCAGGCTGTCCGGGCCCATCTCGCACAGCGCCAGTACCTCGCGTACCCGATCCCGCACGTCGTCGCGGGTGGCGCGGCCGTGCCGCAGCAGCGGTTCGCCGATCGCGTCCGCGATCTGCAGCCGCGGATTCAGGGCGCTGAACGGATCCTGGAAGATGTACTGCATCCGGGGCCGCAGCCGGGTGAGCTCGCGGCGCGACAGCCCGGACAGGTCGGTCCCGCGGAACCGCACCGCGCCCGAGGTCGGCTCGTGCATCCGCAGCACCGTCTGGCCGAGGGTGGTCTTGCCGCTGCCGGATTCGCCGACCAGCCCCACCAGCTCCCCGTCGGCGACGGTGAGGCTGACCCCGTCCACCGCCCGGACGAGTTGGTCGCGGCGGCGGCCGAACCCGCGGTCGCCGAAGTGCTTGACGAGGTCGGTGACCTCGATCAGCGGGGCGTCGGAGCCGGTCACGACGCGGGCTCCTCGGCGGCCGGGCCGCGCAGCGTCGCCTCGCGTACCTGTTCGGAGATCGTCGGCAGGCGGTCCAGCCGTTGGCCGAGCACCGGCTTGGTCCGCAGCAGGGCATCGGTGTAGGGGTGTTGCGGATCGTCGAAGATCGAGAACACGTCGCCGCGCTCCACGATCCGTCCGCCGTACATCACCAGGACCGAGTCGGCGACCTGGGCCACGACGCCGAGGTCGTGGGTGATGAACAGCATCGCCATCCCGGTCTCGTCGCGCAGGTCGAGCAGCAGGTCGAGGATCTGCGCCTGGATGGTGACGTCCAGCGCGGTCGTCGGCTCGTCGGCGATCAGCAGCCGCGGGCGACAGCACAGTGCCATCGCGATCATCGCCCGCTGCAGCATCCCGCCGGACAGCT harbors:
- a CDS encoding ABC transporter ATP-binding protein, which codes for MTGSDAPLIEVTDLVKHFGDRGFGRRRDQLVRAVDGVSLTVADGELVGLVGESGSGKTTLGQTVLRMHEPTSGAVRFRGTDLSGLSRRELTRLRPRMQYIFQDPFSALNPRLQIADAIGEPLLRHGRATRDDVRDRVREVLALCEMGPDSLDRFPHEFSGGQRQRIVIARAMALEPEFVVADEPVSALDVSIQAQIINLFSDLREQRGTAFLFISHDLGVVDHLCTRVAIMYRGVIVESGTRDQLFDDPAHPYTRELLAAVPTPDPRRRRRGERRPRREWDLPAAPGAPTWRDVPLTDLGDGHLVALPELS